A single region of the Pseudosulfitobacter pseudonitzschiae genome encodes:
- the nrdF gene encoding class 1b ribonucleoside-diphosphate reductase subunit beta, translating to MKDMIHARPVPRAINWNRLQDDKDLEIWNRLTVNFWLPEKMPLSNDIQSWSQLTEEEQRLTIRVFTGLTLLDTIQNTVGAPALMADAVTPHEEAVLTNIAFMEAVHARSYSSIFSTLCSTAEVDEAFRWSEENAQLQQKSRLILDEYDATSNPLRKKVASVFLESFLFYSGFYLPMHWSSRARLTNTADLIRLIIRDEAVHGYYIGYKFQRAMERLTEAERAEMKDFAFSLMFELYEIETRYTETLYDPLGLTEDVKNFLHYNANKALQNLGFEALFPEELCKVNPAIMAALSPNADENHDFFSGSGSSYVIGKAVATEDADWDF from the coding sequence ATGAAAGACATGATACATGCCCGCCCCGTGCCACGTGCGATCAACTGGAACCGTTTGCAGGACGACAAGGATCTGGAAATCTGGAACCGTCTGACGGTGAATTTCTGGCTGCCGGAAAAAATGCCGCTGTCGAATGACATTCAAAGCTGGTCGCAACTGACCGAGGAAGAACAGCGGCTGACGATCCGCGTGTTTACCGGCCTGACGCTGCTGGATACGATCCAGAACACCGTGGGTGCGCCTGCGCTGATGGCTGATGCGGTCACGCCGCATGAAGAGGCCGTTTTGACCAATATCGCCTTTATGGAAGCGGTTCATGCGCGGTCTTATTCGTCGATATTCTCGACGCTGTGTTCGACCGCCGAAGTGGACGAAGCGTTTCGCTGGTCAGAGGAAAACGCGCAGTTGCAGCAGAAATCACGGCTGATCCTGGATGAATACGACGCCACCTCGAACCCGCTGCGCAAGAAGGTCGCCAGCGTGTTTCTGGAAAGTTTCCTGTTCTATTCCGGTTTCTATCTGCCGATGCACTGGTCCAGCCGTGCGCGACTGACCAACACCGCCGATCTGATCCGGCTGATTATCCGCGACGAAGCGGTGCATGGCTATTACATCGGCTACAAATTCCAGCGTGCGATGGAACGGCTGACCGAGGCCGAACGGGCAGAGATGAAGGACTTTGCCTTTTCGTTGATGTTCGAGCTGTACGAGATTGAAACGCGATATACCGAGACGCTGTATGACCCGCTGGGGCTGACCGAGGATGTGAAAAACTTCCTGCATTACAATGCCAACAAGGCGCTGCAAAATCTGGGTTTCGAGGCGCTGTTTCCCGAGGAATTGTGCAAGGTGAACCCCGCGATCATGGCAGCCCTCAGCCCGAATGCGGACGAAAACCACGACTTCTTTTCCGGCTCGGGATCGTCCTATGTCATTGGCAAGGCGGTCGCGACCGAAGATGCGGATTGGGATTTTTGA
- the nrdE gene encoding class 1b ribonucleoside-diphosphate reductase subunit alpha produces the protein MLNLYDDNGHIRFDADRMAARQYFLQHVNQNTVFFHSLDEKLDYLVAEGFYEDSVLTQYDRPFLHRIWAAAFAKKFRFSTFLGAFKYYTSYTLKTLDGKRYLERFEDRVVMVALALARGSEDDAMRLMEEIIDGRFQPATPTFLNAGKAQRGELISCFLLRLEDNMESIGRGINSALQLSKRGGGVALMLTNIREHGAPIKGIENQSSGVIPVMKLLEDSFSYANQLGARQGAGAVYMNAHHPDILRFLDTKRENADEKIRIKTLSLGVVVPDITFELAKKNEDMYLFSPHDVEKVYGVPLSDISVTEKYHEMVANPKIRKKKINARAFFQAVAEIQFESGYPYIMFEDTVNRANPIEGRIAMSNLCSEILQVNEASQFNDDLSYQHLGTDISCNLGSLNIARAMDGGNLGGTVEVAIRALNAVSELSSIESVPSVRRGNDESHAIGLGQMNLHGFLARERIHYGSVEGVDFTNIYFATVLFHCLRASNALARERGRSFAGFAQSQYADGSFFDKYVERDWLPETDSVTALFDRFGVALPTRAQWSELRDAVMADGLFNRNLQAVPPTGSISYINNSTSSIHPITSKVEIRKEGKIGRVYYPAAFMTNDNLEYYKDAYEIGPEAIIDTYAAATQHVDQGLSLTLFFKDTASTRDINRAQIYAWKKGIKTIYYIRLRQMALEGTEVQGCVSCSL, from the coding sequence ATGCTGAACCTGTACGACGACAACGGGCACATCCGGTTTGACGCCGACCGCATGGCCGCGCGGCAGTATTTCTTGCAGCATGTGAACCAGAACACCGTGTTCTTTCATTCGCTGGACGAAAAGCTGGATTATCTGGTGGCCGAAGGGTTCTACGAAGACAGCGTGCTGACCCAATATGACCGTCCGTTCTTGCACCGCATCTGGGCGGCGGCCTTTGCCAAGAAGTTCCGCTTTTCGACGTTTCTGGGCGCGTTCAAATATTACACCAGCTACACGCTGAAAACGCTGGACGGAAAACGGTACCTTGAACGGTTCGAGGACCGTGTGGTGATGGTGGCGCTGGCCTTGGCGCGTGGCAGTGAAGACGATGCCATGCGTTTGATGGAAGAGATTATCGACGGGCGTTTCCAACCCGCGACGCCGACGTTTCTGAACGCGGGCAAGGCGCAGCGCGGCGAGCTGATTTCGTGTTTTCTGCTGCGGCTTGAGGACAATATGGAAAGCATCGGGCGCGGGATCAATTCGGCGCTGCAACTGTCGAAGCGCGGTGGTGGCGTAGCGTTGATGCTGACGAATATCCGCGAACACGGCGCGCCGATCAAAGGCATCGAAAATCAGTCTTCGGGTGTGATTCCGGTGATGAAGCTGCTGGAAGACAGTTTTTCCTATGCCAACCAGCTGGGCGCACGACAGGGGGCGGGGGCGGTTTACATGAACGCGCACCATCCCGACATTTTGCGGTTCCTGGACACCAAACGCGAGAATGCGGACGAGAAAATCCGCATCAAGACGCTGTCGCTGGGTGTGGTCGTGCCCGATATCACCTTCGAGTTGGCCAAGAAGAACGAAGATATGTACCTGTTTTCGCCGCATGACGTGGAAAAGGTGTACGGCGTGCCGCTCTCGGATATTTCGGTGACCGAGAAATATCACGAGATGGTGGCCAACCCCAAGATACGCAAGAAAAAGATCAACGCCCGTGCGTTTTTCCAGGCGGTGGCCGAGATCCAGTTCGAATCGGGCTATCCCTACATCATGTTCGAAGACACTGTGAACCGCGCCAACCCCATCGAGGGGCGCATCGCCATGTCGAACCTGTGTTCGGAAATCTTGCAGGTGAACGAGGCTTCGCAGTTCAATGACGACCTGAGCTACCAGCACTTGGGCACCGATATTTCGTGCAATCTGGGGTCGCTGAACATTGCCCGCGCGATGGACGGCGGCAATCTGGGTGGTACGGTCGAGGTGGCGATACGGGCGCTGAATGCTGTATCGGAACTGTCGTCGATAGAGTCCGTGCCATCGGTGCGGCGCGGCAATGACGAAAGCCATGCCATCGGGCTGGGCCAGATGAACCTGCACGGGTTTCTGGCGCGCGAACGCATTCACTATGGCAGTGTCGAGGGCGTGGATTTCACCAACATTTATTTCGCCACCGTACTGTTCCACTGTCTGCGCGCATCGAATGCGCTGGCGCGTGAACGCGGGCGCAGTTTTGCAGGCTTTGCGCAGTCGCAATATGCCGATGGCAGCTTTTTCGACAAATACGTCGAACGCGATTGGCTGCCCGAAACGGATAGTGTGACGGCCTTGTTTGACCGGTTCGGCGTTGCGCTGCCGACGCGTGCGCAGTGGTCTGAATTGCGCGATGCGGTGATGGCCGACGGGCTGTTCAACCGCAATCTGCAAGCGGTGCCGCCGACGGGGTCGATCAGCTATATCAATAATTCGACCTCGTCGATCCATCCGATCACGTCCAAGGTCGAAATCCGCAAAGAGGGCAAGATCGGGCGCGTCTACTATCCGGCGGCATTCATGACCAACGACAACCTTGAGTATTACAAGGATGCCTATGAAATCGGCCCCGAGGCGATCATCGACACCTATGCCGCAGCCACGCAGCATGTGGATCAGGGGCTGTCGCTGACCCTGTTTTTCAAGGACACCGCCAGCACCCGTGACATCAACCGTGCCCAGATCTATGCGTGGAAAAAGGGCATCAAAACAATTTATTACATCCGCCTTCGCCAGATGGCGCTGGAAGGAACCGAGGTGCAAGGCTGCGTCTCTTGTTCGCTGTGA